The following are encoded together in the Weissella soli genome:
- a CDS encoding ABC transporter ATP-binding protein, with the protein MQRGSRWLSPSEIKAALKNSDTTLMEMLRFVFSSVLKRRYLLILNVLLLLMVAGLNFIIPQFTKNIIDQAIGQRSVNELISQVVWLIVTTIALGVVNFVSTYLMQRLSQESITEIRLQTYYRILQQDYAYFQNAKTGDLMVRLTGDINSLQNLISSDTFGIVGNLFTFIAVLGFLYAQNWELALAISLTFPVLFVIIRFFRSRIREAFSKLRATSSRISNQLQATLTEIELIKSFTTEQQETANFEAIVAESNRYQLEATRLQAIFNPLVTLVNTIGVAIALGVGGYFVIQQRMTVGDLVAYLSYLTLLQDPIRSFSRLLNVFQTAQVSYDRIKEIMAYEPTIIDAPHPVAFPSPLRRGIQLTDVTFHYDMGNVDALENINMMIPIGQTTALVGRSGAGKSTLVRLLTRLYERSGGKIMFDDVAIEHISMKSLRQHISFVSQEVTIIDGTISENIAYGTPGATEAAIWNAAEQANISEFIRGLPNQMATQVGERGVKLSGGQKQRLSIARAFLKDAPIVILDEATAALDNESERAIQHALNELMRHKTAIVIAHRLSTVHNAEQIVVIDQGSVVERGTHDELIAQAGVYKTLYDAQFE; encoded by the coding sequence ATGCAACGAGGTTCACGATGGTTGAGCCCGTCAGAAATCAAAGCTGCGTTGAAAAATTCAGATACGACGTTAATGGAAATGCTACGGTTTGTGTTTAGTAGTGTCTTAAAACGACGTTACCTGCTGATCTTGAATGTATTGCTTTTATTGATGGTTGCGGGTTTAAATTTTATCATTCCACAATTTACCAAGAATATTATTGACCAGGCCATCGGGCAACGGTCGGTCAATGAACTGATCAGCCAAGTTGTATGGTTAATTGTCACCACCATTGCCTTAGGGGTCGTGAATTTTGTCTCAACCTATCTCATGCAACGGTTGTCGCAAGAGTCTATTACTGAGATACGCTTGCAAACCTATTATCGGATCTTGCAGCAAGATTATGCTTACTTTCAAAACGCCAAAACTGGTGATCTGATGGTGCGGTTAACGGGCGACATTAATAGTTTACAGAACTTGATTAGTTCGGATACGTTTGGCATTGTTGGAAATCTCTTTACCTTTATTGCGGTGCTAGGATTTTTGTATGCGCAAAACTGGGAATTAGCCCTCGCAATCAGTTTGACTTTTCCAGTATTGTTTGTGATTATTCGTTTTTTCCGTTCACGTATTCGGGAAGCCTTTAGCAAACTACGCGCGACAAGTTCGCGGATTTCAAATCAATTACAAGCCACCTTAACGGAAATCGAATTAATAAAAAGTTTCACGACTGAGCAACAGGAAACGGCTAATTTTGAGGCGATTGTGGCCGAGAGTAATCGTTATCAATTGGAAGCAACCCGTTTGCAAGCTATCTTTAATCCATTAGTCACACTGGTTAATACCATCGGTGTGGCCATTGCATTGGGGGTTGGTGGCTATTTTGTCATACAACAACGGATGACGGTGGGCGATTTAGTGGCATATTTAAGTTACTTGACACTATTGCAAGACCCCATCAGGTCATTTTCGCGGTTATTGAATGTTTTCCAAACGGCGCAGGTATCTTATGACCGGATTAAAGAAATCATGGCTTATGAACCAACCATTATTGATGCACCGCATCCGGTCGCCTTTCCGAGCCCGCTGCGTCGGGGTATCCAATTGACGGACGTGACCTTCCATTACGATATGGGGAATGTTGACGCTTTGGAGAATATCAACATGATGATTCCAATTGGCCAAACAACTGCGCTCGTGGGACGTTCTGGCGCTGGCAAATCAACCTTGGTCCGCCTACTGACCCGTCTTTATGAACGTAGTGGTGGCAAAATTATGTTTGATGATGTCGCGATTGAGCACATCAGCATGAAAAGTTTACGGCAGCATATTTCGTTTGTGAGTCAGGAAGTCACAATTATCGATGGCACCATTAGCGAAAATATTGCATATGGCACACCAGGTGCTACTGAGGCCGCAATCTGGAATGCCGCAGAACAGGCGAATATTTCAGAATTCATTAGGGGCTTACCTAATCAGATGGCAACACAGGTTGGTGAACGCGGCGTGAAACTCTCCGGTGGGCAAAAACAACGCCTAAGTATCGCGCGGGCGTTTTTGAAGGATGCCCCAATCGTGATACTAGATGAAGCTACGGCGGCGCTTGATAATGAGTCTGAAAGAGCCATTCAACATGCCTTGAATGAACTCATGCGCCATAAAACCGCAATTGTCATTGCGCATCGATTATCAACAGTGCACAATGCGGAACAAATTGTCGTGATTGATCAAGGTAGTGTGGTAGAACGAGGCACTCATGATGAGTTAATCGCGCAAGCTGGTGTTTATAAGACACTCTATGATGCACAATTTGAATAA
- the hflX gene encoding GTPase HflX — translation MYENELVPITKVLLVGLDKNDPQFGYQMTELTNLATANHLEIVAMITQKLNRPNSATYFGKGKVEELKEALEYHGVEMVVANDELSPSQIRNLEQQTGAKVMDRTALILDIFASRAKTRLAKAQVAIAQLQYQLPRLRTSMNIRLDQQTGGGGGSFTSRGAGETKLEMNRRHIEHQISLLRQEIEEIEADDQTRRARRDKQNIKNVALVGYTNAGKSTIMNGLVRRFGENKEKTVFQADMLFATLETSVRKLNLPDNQSFLLSDTVGFVSNLPHGLVAAFRATLAEAAQADLLVQVVDYADDHYREMMATTAQTLKEIGVTDIPMITVFNKADLRPETIYPDRDGDTVTLAAVEDTSLDLLVETIRRHILSDFATVELLVPFSEGALISELNDSAIINATDYTEEGTLLSVTLTAPQLARFEKYIQ, via the coding sequence ATGTATGAAAATGAATTAGTACCGATTACTAAGGTTTTATTAGTCGGATTAGACAAGAACGATCCACAATTTGGCTACCAGATGACAGAATTAACCAATTTAGCCACAGCCAATCATTTAGAAATTGTGGCCATGATTACGCAGAAGTTGAATCGACCAAATTCAGCAACCTATTTTGGCAAGGGTAAGGTTGAAGAATTAAAGGAAGCCTTGGAGTACCATGGCGTTGAAATGGTAGTCGCAAATGACGAACTTTCACCTTCACAAATTCGTAACTTAGAACAACAAACTGGCGCTAAAGTCATGGATCGAACGGCTTTGATTTTGGATATCTTTGCGTCGCGTGCTAAAACCCGTTTGGCGAAAGCGCAAGTGGCAATTGCGCAATTACAGTATCAATTGCCACGCCTACGTACCTCGATGAATATTCGCTTAGATCAACAAACTGGTGGTGGCGGTGGTAGCTTCACCAGCCGTGGTGCGGGTGAAACCAAGCTTGAGATGAATCGTCGGCATATTGAACATCAAATTTCACTGCTTCGTCAGGAAATTGAGGAAATTGAGGCAGACGATCAAACACGGCGCGCACGCCGTGACAAACAAAACATCAAAAATGTGGCGTTGGTTGGGTACACAAACGCTGGTAAATCGACCATTATGAATGGGTTGGTACGTCGTTTTGGTGAAAATAAAGAGAAGACTGTTTTTCAAGCTGATATGCTGTTTGCCACGCTTGAAACATCTGTCCGTAAGTTGAACTTACCAGACAATCAAAGTTTTTTGCTATCAGATACAGTCGGCTTTGTTTCAAACCTACCCCACGGGTTAGTGGCTGCTTTCCGCGCAACTTTAGCTGAAGCAGCTCAAGCAGACTTGTTAGTACAGGTTGTTGATTATGCAGACGACCATTACCGTGAAATGATGGCAACAACGGCACAAACGTTGAAAGAAATCGGCGTGACCGATATTCCTATGATTACGGTCTTTAATAAAGCTGATCTAAGGCCCGAAACTATTTACCCGGATCGTGATGGAGATACCGTCACCTTGGCAGCGGTTGAGGATACTTCCTTGGATTTGCTAGTTGAAACCATTCGTCGCCATATCTTGTCAGACTTTGCGACGGTCGAGCTATTAGTACCATTCAGTGAAGGTGCCTTGATCTCAGAATTGAATGATTCAGCAATTATCAATGCCACCGACTACACTGAAGAAGGCACTCTGCTATCCGTGACCTTAACGGCGCCTCAATTAGCTCGCTTTGAAAAGTACATTCAGTAA
- a CDS encoding histidine phosphatase family protein, protein MTFKMYLVRHGQTIFNKYERMQGWADAPLTNKGIEDGYAAGERLANVKFDAAYSSDLSRAVHTAEYILAKNQHQYASLTPIQMAQFREEFFGSFEGLSSSRTSRHVGAAIGRDDIATYSQLMSELSQDEVMDAIKLGDPTHDAENAAEFWERLDHGLNVLRETVTDGQTILVVAHGTLIRNLTDRFASHEIAETRPDNGSVSVWEVSDTDLELKHYNDTTTVW, encoded by the coding sequence ATGACATTCAAAATGTATTTGGTACGCCATGGACAAACAATTTTTAATAAGTATGAGCGCATGCAAGGCTGGGCCGATGCTCCCCTGACCAATAAGGGGATTGAGGATGGGTATGCTGCTGGCGAACGGTTGGCAAATGTTAAGTTCGATGCAGCTTATTCTTCAGATTTGTCACGAGCAGTTCACACGGCTGAATACATCTTAGCTAAGAACCAGCATCAATATGCTAGTTTAACACCAATTCAGATGGCACAATTTCGTGAGGAATTCTTTGGGTCATTTGAAGGATTGTCATCATCACGTACATCCCGGCACGTTGGTGCAGCGATTGGACGGGATGATATCGCGACTTATAGCCAGTTGATGAGTGAACTCTCGCAGGATGAAGTGATGGATGCCATTAAATTAGGCGATCCCACCCACGATGCTGAAAATGCTGCGGAATTCTGGGAGCGTCTCGATCATGGCTTAAATGTCTTGCGTGAAACAGTGACTGATGGGCAGACCATTTTGGTGGTCGCTCATGGGACTTTGATTCGCAATTTAACGGATCGCTTTGCTTCACATGAAATTGCAGAAACACGCCCTGATAATGGTTCGGTTTCCGTTTGGGAAGTATCAGATACTGACCTGGAGCTGAAACATTATAATGACACAACAACAGTTTGGTAA
- a CDS encoding DEAD/DEAH box helicase: MKFSELGLSEDLLTAIVKHGYVEATPIQEQTIPLTLAGKDVIGQAQTGTGKTAAFGLPILNNVDTDNYDVQALVVSPTRELAIQTQDELFKLGRDKRVRVQAVFGGADIRRQINGLKSGAHIVVGTPGRLIDHIRRGTINLSKVKTLVLDEADEMLNMGFLEDIEAILTAVPDERQTLLFSATMPPAIKRIGVQFMTNPEHIQVAAKELTTDLVEQFYVRVREQEKFDTLTRILDVQQPKLAILFGRTKRRVDELARGLELRGFNAAGIHGDLTQQKRSQVLKQFKAGEIKILVATDVAARGLDVSGVDYVYNFDIPQDPESYVHRIGRTGRAGAHGTSVTFITSYEMDYLKDIEKLTKKRMLALKPYTREEATAARMKNAIADADAVVAKTDAASVTDAADELVAKYDAKTLAAALLGAIANVSEMDADFELSRERPLPRKRSFGGGGGSRNGGGSRRSGNGGGGFRGRREGDRDNDRSGDRRRKSFDRGARTGSGDRSQRGKSGAPRARRSFVIKDNQD; encoded by the coding sequence TTGAAGTTTTCAGAATTAGGTCTATCAGAAGACCTACTTACAGCCATTGTAAAGCATGGCTATGTCGAAGCCACACCAATTCAAGAGCAGACAATTCCATTGACGCTTGCCGGTAAAGATGTTATCGGTCAAGCACAAACGGGAACTGGTAAAACAGCCGCCTTTGGATTGCCTATCCTGAATAATGTGGATACGGACAATTATGATGTTCAAGCACTTGTCGTATCACCAACACGTGAATTGGCTATTCAAACTCAAGATGAGCTATTCAAGTTGGGACGCGATAAGCGCGTGCGTGTACAAGCAGTCTTTGGTGGGGCAGACATTCGTCGCCAAATCAATGGTTTGAAGAGCGGTGCACACATTGTCGTTGGGACACCTGGTCGTTTGATAGACCACATTCGTCGTGGCACGATCAATTTATCAAAGGTTAAGACTTTGGTATTGGACGAAGCCGACGAAATGCTGAACATGGGATTCTTGGAAGATATTGAAGCAATTTTGACTGCCGTTCCTGACGAACGTCAGACATTGTTGTTCTCAGCCACGATGCCACCAGCTATCAAGCGTATTGGTGTGCAATTCATGACGAACCCAGAACACATTCAAGTTGCTGCTAAAGAATTAACCACTGATTTGGTTGAACAATTCTATGTTCGTGTACGTGAACAAGAAAAGTTTGATACTTTGACGCGTATTTTGGATGTTCAACAACCAAAGTTGGCGATTTTGTTCGGTCGTACAAAGCGTCGAGTTGACGAATTGGCCCGTGGTTTGGAATTGCGTGGCTTTAACGCCGCTGGAATTCACGGTGACTTGACACAACAAAAGCGTTCACAAGTTTTGAAGCAATTCAAGGCTGGTGAAATCAAGATTTTGGTTGCGACAGACGTTGCTGCCCGTGGTTTGGACGTTTCAGGTGTGGACTATGTGTACAATTTTGATATTCCACAGGATCCTGAATCATATGTTCACCGTATCGGCCGTACTGGTCGTGCCGGGGCCCATGGAACTTCAGTAACTTTCATCACTTCATATGAGATGGATTACTTGAAGGATATCGAGAAGTTGACGAAAAAGCGTATGTTGGCTTTGAAGCCATACACTCGTGAAGAAGCAACTGCAGCTCGTATGAAGAATGCAATTGCTGATGCTGACGCCGTAGTTGCTAAGACAGATGCAGCTTCTGTCACAGATGCTGCTGATGAATTGGTAGCAAAGTATGATGCTAAGACTTTGGCTGCAGCTTTGTTGGGTGCCATTGCTAATGTATCTGAAATGGATGCTGATTTCGAATTGTCACGTGAGCGTCCATTGCCTCGCAAGCGTTCATTCGGCGGTGGCGGTGGTTCACGTAATGGTGGTGGCAGCCGTCGTAGCGGAAACGGTGGCGGTGGCTTCCGTGGCCGTCGTGAAGGTGACCGTGATAACGACCGTAGTGGTGATCGTCGTCGTAAGTCATTTGACCGTGGCGCTCGTACTGGTTCTGGTGATCGTTCACAACGTGGTAAGAGTGGTGCACCTCGTGCACGCCGTTCATTCGTTATTAAAGATAATCAAGACTAA
- a CDS encoding UDP-N-acetylglucosamine 1-carboxyvinyltransferase has product MKKLIIHGGRRLKGEVTIGGAKNSTVALIPASILADTPVKFDSVPQILDVNNLQIILQSMNVTSEFAHGELSIDPTQIEEAELPSTAIKSLRASYYFMGSLLGRFHRATVTFPGGDNIGPRPIDQHVKGFVALGAEVEYDEDTVRISAPNGLHGTRIFLDMVSVGATINIILAAVRAEGQTILENAAKEPEIIDLATFLNNMGAKIRGAGTDTIRIDGVDKLEAHNTHTIIPDRIEAGTYLAMAAAQGDGVLVKNVIPEHLDAYIAKMEEAGVSLQINEDSIFVPRTDTLKPIKIKTAPFPGFATDLQQPITPMLTKASGESIIQETIYPERTRHIPELRKFGMDIESLTHGLIAIRPSSDFHGSTVAAAEIRAGASLMIAALMADGITTVKNADHILRGYDRLVWKVTNLNGDIQIIEED; this is encoded by the coding sequence ATGAAAAAGTTGATTATCCACGGCGGACGTCGTTTAAAGGGTGAAGTTACCATTGGTGGTGCGAAGAACTCAACCGTTGCATTAATTCCCGCCTCTATTTTGGCTGACACACCAGTAAAGTTTGATAGCGTACCCCAAATATTGGACGTTAATAACTTGCAAATTATCTTGCAGTCGATGAATGTGACTTCAGAGTTTGCTCATGGTGAACTATCAATTGATCCAACGCAAATTGAGGAAGCTGAATTACCATCTACGGCCATTAAAAGTTTACGAGCATCATATTACTTCATGGGGTCATTGTTGGGCCGTTTCCACCGTGCTACCGTGACGTTTCCTGGTGGTGATAATATTGGACCTCGTCCAATTGATCAACATGTGAAGGGATTCGTGGCTTTAGGTGCTGAAGTTGAATACGATGAAGACACCGTACGGATTTCTGCACCCAATGGGTTGCATGGGACACGCATTTTCTTGGACATGGTTTCAGTGGGTGCAACCATCAATATCATTTTGGCAGCCGTGCGTGCTGAAGGGCAAACAATCCTGGAAAACGCCGCTAAGGAACCAGAAATTATTGATTTGGCGACCTTTTTGAATAACATGGGTGCTAAGATCCGTGGTGCGGGTACGGATACTATTCGTATTGACGGTGTTGATAAGTTAGAAGCTCACAACACGCATACAATTATTCCTGATCGCATTGAAGCAGGAACTTATTTAGCAATGGCGGCTGCGCAAGGTGATGGTGTTTTGGTTAAGAATGTCATTCCAGAACACTTGGATGCTTATATCGCAAAAATGGAAGAGGCTGGGGTATCTTTGCAAATTAACGAAGATAGCATCTTTGTGCCACGGACAGATACGCTGAAACCAATTAAGATTAAGACGGCGCCTTTCCCAGGTTTTGCAACTGATCTACAACAACCAATCACCCCTATGCTAACTAAGGCCAGTGGCGAGAGTATCATCCAAGAAACCATTTATCCAGAACGGACACGCCACATTCCAGAGTTACGTAAATTTGGGATGGATATTGAATCTTTGACACATGGCTTGATCGCCATTCGACCAAGTTCAGATTTCCATGGCTCAACGGTAGCTGCGGCCGAAATTCGCGCTGGCGCATCCTTGATGATTGCTGCGTTGATGGCGGATGGTATTACCACTGTCAAAAATGCAGATCACATTTTGCGTGGTTACGACCGTTTGGTTTGGAAGGTCACTAACTTGAATGGTGACATTCAGATTATTGAAGAAGATTAA
- the rpoE gene encoding DNA-directed RNA polymerase subunit delta, translating into MALSAFDGQNKAELSMIEVAREILHERHETIAFQDLVQQVQEFTGKSDEEIQGRLAQFYTDLNIDGSFISLGDNVWGLRSWYPIDSIDEAVHLDLEEETTTKKKKRKKVNAFLADVADDDDVIDYNDDDPEDDDDFEVEGEETATVADDDDDTVKEADQEEEADSDEFAAGLGDDITGVKTKVDDDYGSGDIEL; encoded by the coding sequence TTGGCATTATCAGCGTTTGACGGCCAAAACAAGGCAGAGCTTTCTATGATTGAAGTTGCTCGTGAGATTCTTCATGAGCGTCATGAAACGATTGCTTTCCAAGACTTGGTTCAACAAGTACAAGAATTTACAGGAAAGTCTGATGAAGAAATCCAAGGCCGCTTGGCACAATTCTACACAGATTTAAATATTGACGGTTCGTTCATCTCTTTGGGAGATAACGTGTGGGGACTTCGTTCATGGTATCCAATTGATTCTATCGACGAAGCAGTGCACTTGGATCTTGAAGAAGAGACCACTACTAAGAAGAAGAAGCGTAAGAAGGTCAATGCCTTCTTGGCTGATGTCGCTGATGATGACGATGTGATCGATTACAACGATGATGATCCAGAAGACGACGATGACTTCGAAGTTGAGGGTGAAGAAACCGCTACAGTCGCTGATGATGATGATGATACTGTCAAAGAAGCAGATCAAGAAGAAGAAGCTGATTCAGATGAGTTTGCAGCTGGATTAGGTGACGACATCACTGGCGTTAAGACAAAGGTTGATGACGATTATGGTTCAGGAGACATCGAATTATAA
- a CDS encoding Cof-type HAD-IIB family hydrolase, protein MSIKLVTIDIDDTLVNSQKEITARVKTALNEATAQGVKVVLATGRPLTGVTRYLDELGLNQQDDQYVITYNGGVVETTSGQRLGGESLTRDDFLELQAIATDLGAYLQVETLTKAYTTNTEVNPWASLENYLINMDLRTVSLADMPRDEDYVKMIMIGEENDITQWYQALPKNVLEKYYVVQSTPHNLEFMNKAASKGAGLAVLRDILQLAVAETMALGDQQNDLTMIETAGLGIAMGNAIPALKQIAQAETTTQNEDGVGVAIEKYVLNA, encoded by the coding sequence ATGAGTATTAAATTAGTTACAATTGATATTGATGACACATTGGTTAATTCACAAAAGGAAATTACAGCACGCGTTAAGACGGCGTTAAATGAAGCGACCGCCCAAGGGGTGAAAGTAGTGTTAGCAACGGGTCGTCCGTTGACAGGAGTGACGCGCTACTTAGATGAACTCGGGTTGAATCAACAAGACGATCAATATGTCATTACGTATAATGGCGGAGTCGTCGAAACCACAAGTGGCCAGCGATTAGGTGGTGAAAGCCTGACGCGAGACGATTTCTTGGAATTACAAGCGATTGCTACTGACCTCGGTGCCTATCTGCAAGTGGAAACGTTAACCAAGGCATATACTACCAATACTGAAGTGAATCCGTGGGCTAGTTTAGAAAATTATCTCATCAATATGGACTTGCGGACTGTGTCATTAGCGGATATGCCACGCGATGAGGATTACGTTAAGATGATCATGATTGGCGAGGAAAACGATATTACGCAATGGTACCAAGCGTTGCCAAAAAACGTGCTAGAGAAATATTATGTTGTGCAGTCGACACCTCATAATCTTGAATTTATGAATAAAGCGGCTTCAAAAGGCGCAGGGCTGGCCGTATTGCGTGATATTTTGCAGTTAGCTGTGGCTGAAACAATGGCGTTAGGAGATCAACAAAATGACCTAACGATGATTGAGACAGCAGGGTTAGGGATTGCTATGGGCAATGCGATACCTGCATTAAAACAGATTGCTCAAGCGGAGACGACCACCCAAAATGAAGACGGTGTTGGGGTCGCAATCGAAAAATATGTGCTAAATGCATAG
- a CDS encoding HD domain-containing protein, whose translation MVETVFRDPVHNFIRVQDQVILDLIGTREFQRLRRIKQLGVSSMVFHGAEHSRFSHSLGVYEIARQFADHLAENYTMQAPDDGGWDPNERLVLLTAALLHDLGHGPYSHTFEHIFGTDHEQYTQQIILSPETEVNRVLRGVSDDFPAKVASVIAKTYANQQVVQLISSQIDADRMDYLLRDAYYSGANYGTFDLSRIIHMMRPYKGGIAFNFKGMAAVEDYVVSRYQMYAQVYFHPVSRGFEVVLTNILRRAKDYFELSKTDDMIDGDFMPKSLRSLFEGRITLTEYIELDDSIMLAAISEWRHVKDPILADLATRFLDRHPLKSVEIEEGARSMLPAITELIAAAGYEPKYYTAENDSFDLPYDAYHPNAKKPQTQIELVQKDGTMRELSEVSTLVDAIKGRTFGNARFFFPREMLLEQAVGDVMAPLYEEFQRYVHNDRLIRPVEGGIK comes from the coding sequence ATGGTAGAAACGGTATTCCGTGACCCAGTTCATAATTTTATCCGGGTACAAGATCAAGTGATTCTGGATTTAATTGGTACACGTGAATTTCAACGATTACGTCGCATCAAGCAACTAGGTGTTTCTAGCATGGTCTTTCATGGGGCAGAGCACTCACGATTTTCCCATTCTTTGGGGGTGTATGAAATTGCGCGCCAGTTTGCTGACCATCTCGCTGAAAATTATACAATGCAAGCGCCCGATGATGGTGGCTGGGATCCTAATGAGCGGCTAGTGCTACTCACAGCAGCACTGTTACACGATTTGGGGCATGGGCCATACTCGCATACTTTTGAACATATTTTTGGTACTGATCATGAGCAGTATACCCAACAAATCATTCTATCCCCAGAGACCGAAGTTAACCGAGTATTGCGGGGAGTTAGTGACGATTTCCCAGCCAAAGTCGCTAGCGTTATTGCTAAAACCTATGCCAATCAACAAGTGGTGCAATTAATTTCTAGTCAAATTGACGCTGATCGAATGGATTATTTGTTGCGGGATGCTTATTATTCGGGCGCGAATTATGGCACCTTTGATTTGTCGCGGATTATCCACATGATGCGTCCCTATAAAGGGGGGATTGCCTTTAACTTTAAGGGTATGGCGGCGGTGGAAGATTACGTGGTGTCCCGTTATCAGATGTATGCGCAAGTCTATTTCCACCCTGTATCACGTGGTTTTGAAGTCGTGTTAACTAATATTTTGCGCCGGGCGAAGGATTATTTTGAACTAAGCAAGACCGATGATATGATTGATGGCGACTTTATGCCAAAATCACTACGCTCGCTATTTGAAGGCCGTATCACCCTGACAGAGTATATTGAGTTGGATGATTCGATCATGTTGGCGGCGATTAGTGAATGGCGCCATGTGAAAGATCCAATTCTGGCTGACTTAGCGACGCGCTTTTTGGATCGGCATCCCTTGAAATCTGTTGAGATTGAAGAAGGTGCCCGTTCGATGTTACCAGCAATCACAGAATTGATTGCGGCCGCGGGGTACGAACCAAAATACTATACTGCCGAAAATGATAGCTTTGACTTACCCTATGATGCATACCATCCAAACGCTAAGAAGCCTCAGACCCAAATTGAGTTGGTACAAAAAGATGGTACCATGCGAGAATTGTCAGAGGTCAGCACATTGGTGGATGCAATTAAAGGACGTACGTTTGGCAACGCCCGGTTCTTCTTTCCGCGTGAAATGTTATTGGAACAGGCGGTTGGGGATGTCATGGCGCCATTATACGAGGAGTTCCAACGTTATGTGCATAATGATCGTCTCATTCGGCCGGTCGAGGGGGGAATAAAATGA
- a CDS encoding DUF1934 domain-containing protein, whose translation MTIPTEKTIINLHVITSITQGDEHEVFTFDEAGTLLHKNGASFIKYQEPQADGSKATVLFKINPDGTVQLTRHGQSDLRLVFKENARQSTRYLTPMGPMVIETLTNSIDASINVEHSQGNLNIIYSLYQGDYMVGEYIVHVDFIKA comes from the coding sequence ATGACCATTCCAACCGAAAAAACGATCATTAATCTGCATGTTATTACATCAATCACGCAGGGCGATGAACATGAAGTATTTACCTTTGATGAAGCTGGTACTTTATTACATAAAAACGGGGCAAGTTTCATCAAGTACCAAGAACCGCAAGCCGATGGTTCAAAAGCCACCGTCCTTTTCAAGATCAATCCTGATGGCACAGTGCAATTAACCCGCCATGGTCAAAGTGACTTACGCCTCGTGTTTAAAGAAAACGCACGTCAAAGTACCCGCTACCTGACACCCATGGGGCCAATGGTCATCGAAACGCTCACTAACTCAATTGATGCCAGCATCAACGTCGAGCATAGCCAAGGTAATTTAAACATTATCTATTCATTGTACCAGGGTGATTACATGGTCGGCGAATATATTGTCCACGTTGATTTCATCAAAGCATAG